A single region of the Branchiostoma lanceolatum isolate klBraLanc5 chromosome 1, klBraLanc5.hap2, whole genome shotgun sequence genome encodes:
- the LOC136428356 gene encoding uncharacterized protein has protein sequence MSVKAVCVLVGETVKGTVTFTQASSGAPVEVTGEILNLTPPGKHGFHIHQFGDTTNGCTSAGGHFNPAGKNHGGPQDTERHVGDLGNVEVGDDGKATIKITDSQLQLTGPNSIVGRAVVVHAGEDDLGKGGHDDSLTTGHAGGRLACGVIGITKQSKNLLIQVLLRVIGHEADRQLMEDSLTLKDTSVNMSLFAVAVLTGIVTGTIHFIQESPTSPVIVRGEVRGLTKGLHGFHVHQSGDMTNGCTSMGSHYNPFGKNHGGPSDTERHVGDLGNIIAGADGIARVDITDDLLSLSGKYSILGRGLIVHADPDDLGRGGEHDSLTTGHAGARVGCGIILETTVKPSLEKRLMDTLAQIQKEKKMKKEKEAMSEKKPLDALDWASVIGI, from the exons ATGTCCGTCAAAGCTGTTTGTGTGCTAGTGGGAGAGACAGTGAAGGGGACCGTGACTTTCACTCAGGCG AGTTCGGGCGCACCAGTAGAAGTCACAGGTGAAATCTTAAACCTGACACCACCTGGCAAGCATGGCTTCCACATCCATCAGTTTGGAGACACCACCAATG GGTGCACTAGTGCAGGAGGCCACTTCAACCCAGCAGGAAAGAATCATGGAGGGCCACAGGATACTGAAAG GCATGTTGGTGACCTGGGTAATGTAGAGGTTGGTGATGATGGTAAGGCCACCATTAAGATCACAGACTCCCAGCTCCAACTGACTGGTCCTAACTCCATCGTCGGTCGTGCTGTCGTG GTGCATGCTGGGGAGGatgaccttgggaaaggcggCCATGACGATAGCCTGACCACGGGACACGCCGGAGGACGCTTGGCTTGCGGCGTCATCGGCATCACCAAGCAG TCCAAAAACCTGCTCATCCAGGTGTTGCTAAGGGTCATAGGTCATGAAGCCGACAGACAACTCATGGAGGACTCACTCACA CTGAAGGACACCAGTGTCAATATGTCTCTGTTCGCAGTAGCTGTCCTCACAGGGATTGTCACTGGGACTATTCACTTTATACAAGAG TCCCCAACTAGTCCAGTGATTGTGCGTGGGGAGGTGAGAGGGCTGACCAAAGGACTACATGGCTTCCATGTGCACCAGTCTGGGGACATGACAAATG GGtgcaccagtatgggttctcactACAACCCCTTTGGTAAGAACCACGGTGGCCCCAGTGACACAGAAAG GCACGTTGGAGACCTAGGTAACATCATCGCCGGTGCAGATGGGATTGCCAGAGTGGACATCACAGACGACCTGCTATCCCTGTCTGGCAAATACTCCATTCTTGGGAGAGGCCTGATC GTTCATGCAGATCCGGATGACTTAGGCAGGGGTGGCGAGCATGACAGTCTGACCACGGGTCACGCCGGCGCACGTGTGGGGTGTGGCATCATCCTGGAGACCACAGTCAAACCTTCACTGGAAAAACGCTTAATGGACACACTCGCACAGatacagaaagaaaagaagatgaagaaagaaaaggagGCAATGTCTGAGAAGAAGCCATTGGATGCATTAGATTGGGCATCAGTGATTGGCATTTGA
- the LOC136432870 gene encoding calmodulin-like gives MAEPKVNVRVKPEDFARMTKKLTHEQIMEFREAFSAIDQDGDGVIRSKELGKLMRAMGENPTEQEVEEIVVQLDLDGDGTIDFPEFLNVMVKRLFASEDQSEWLRSAFRAFDMDGSGYISLPELEHVMTEMCDNITDEEIKEMFDLFDVNKDGRLSFQEFATILSLDQDQSWGLSTQ, from the exons ATGGCGGAGCCTAAGGTCAACGTCAGGGTCAAACCCGAGGACTTCGCAAGAATG acaaagaaattgACGCATGAGCAGATTATGG AGTTCCGTGAGGCGTTCAGTGCGATAGACCAGGACGGGGACGGAGTGATCAGGTCCAAGGAGCTGGGGAAGCTGATGCGGGCCATGGGGGAGAACCCCACCGAGCAGGAGGTGGAGGAGATAGTCGTGCAGCTGGACTTGGACG GGGACGGGACCATCGACTTCCCAGAATTCCTCAACGTCATGGTGAAGAGGCTGTTCGCATCGGAGGATCAGAGTGAGTGGCTGAGGAGCGCCTTCCGGGCCTTCGACATGGATGGGAGTGGATACATCAG CCTTCCTGAACTTGAGCACGTGATGACTGAGATGTGCGACAACATCACTGACGAGGAAATCAAGGAGATGTTTGACCTGTTTGACGTTAACAAGGACGGCAGGCTCAGCTTCCAAG AGTTTGCGACTATTCTGAGTTTAGACCAAGACCAATCGTGGGGACTTTCAACGCAGTGA
- the LOC136436566 gene encoding glutamate receptor 1-like, producing the protein MKIINQSFQLTYATVYLTRNRDEESDEPAKEEEDKESGFWEAVWQSFVALVQLGPEFLPRSLAGRVSAFFWGVGILVAISTYTANLAAFLTVRNVDNSIASAKDLLTQAEISYGAVRTYAPWVSFKTTTTEPYHSLGVVMQANEESFIVDTLQEGLDKMRQERYALFTDSAELDYAASRQPCDLETIGRVFWQTGYGMLLPKNSKYTVEFNQAILRAEELGVLDELDTKW; encoded by the exons ATGAAAATTATTAATCAA AGCTTTCAATTGACTTACGCAACTGTTTATCTGACTCGTAACAGGGACGAAGAAAGTGATGAGCCTGCTAAAGAAGAGGAAGATAAGGAGAGCGGTTTCTGGGAAGCTGTGTGGCAGTCATTCGTGGCTCTGGTTCAGCTGGGTCCGGAGTTCCTGCCAAGGTCATTAGCAg GACGTGTCTCTGCATTTTTCTGGGGAGTCGGCATCCTTGTGGCCATCTCAACTTACACGGCCAACCTGGCTGCTTTCCTGACCGTCAGGAACGTGGACAACTCCATCGCTTCTGCTAAGGACCTTCTTACACAG GCAGAGATCTCATACGGTGCAGTAAGGACCTACGCGCCATGGGTGTCCTTCAAGACCACTACTACTGAACCGTATCATTCACTGGGAGTGGTCATGCAGGCTAATGAAGAGTCTTTTATTGTGGACACCCTACAGGAGGGTCTGGACAAGATGCGTCAGGAGAGATATGCACTGTTCACGGACAGTGCTGAACTGGACTATGCG GCTAGCCGTCAACCCTGTGACCTGGAGACAATCGGCCGGGTGTTCTGGCAGACAGGGTACGGAATGCTCCTGCCTAAGAACTCCAAGTACACTGTGGAGTTCAACCAAGCGATTTTACGGGCAGAAGAACTGGGAGTATTAGATGAACTTGACACAAAATGGTAA
- the LOC136436791 gene encoding glutamate receptor ionotropic, kainate 2-like, with translation MAAGLVSALSVSDFPAASSALRLAVEYVNEKQLVPNVTLEYIEYTTTSLDFLDMIQYECFQASQGVVAVMGPSLSSQVKATSPVSTGLSLPQISPEALDPTLGNAQQYPQLVRISWPDSVLSRALIDLLEHFSWDQMSIFVSNDDYGLHGLVDFQLIAGQNGWRIHTIQSFDPTENAADIEMTSQLRVIKDTAEILREASAMDMTGAGWAWVVSDGITALELYGTINGTAIVPDYLQGLLGPIPPSTSGGHSDAFMAKWRAADPTLYPGAGVADIGPYVARWADAVLALAQALRNLQEDGVTVTPQPLDCGCDGSESQPWADGSVMLQYLKQVETDGVTGYIRFDTTAARLDAEYSIVNLRSDGWQNVGTWNLSARLDIHSDADIRFAGGATTVVPYISDLNNKTLRVVTIASDGFVEISDVDRDGNNVTGNDRFQGFCMELFSWLSTELGFKYEYYEDEDGQYGIYNSQTGKWTGMVGDVVDGHGNNSPNYDSNC, from the exons ATGGCGGCTGGACTCGTTA GTGCGTTATCTGTGTCAGACTTTCCTGCTGCTTCCTCCGCCCTGAGGCTTGCTGTGGAGTATGTGAACGAGAAGCAACTCGTTCCCAACGTCACACTTGAGTACATCGAGTATACAACAACATCACTCGATTTTTTGGACATGATCCAATATG AATGTTTTCAGGCATCACAAGGCGTTGTGGCAGTTATGGGACCGTCCCTATCGTCACAG GTAAAAGCCACCAGTCCCGTGAGTACCGGGCTGTCCTTACCACAGATCTCTCCTGAAGCGCTAGACCCCACCTTAGGGAACGCCCAGCAGTACCCGCAGCTGGTCCGCATCTCCTGGCCAGACAGTGTTCTTAGCAGGGCTCTCATCGACCTGTTGGAGCATTTCAGTTGGGACCAGATGAGCATCTTTGTCTCTAACGATGACTACG GCTTGCATGGCCTGGTAGATTTTCAGCTCATCGCAGGCCAGAACGGATGGCGCATCCACACCATACAGTCGTTCGACCCGACAGAGAACGCTGCAGACATAGAAATGACGTCACAGCTGAGAGTCATCAAAGACACGG CTGAGATCTTACGAGAAGCCAGCGCCATGGACATGACCGGAGCAGGCTGGGCTTGGGTGGTCAGCGATGGGATAACTGCATTA GAGCTTTATGGTACGATCAACGGGACAGCCATCGTACCAGATTATCTTCAAGGTCTGCTGGGACCGATTCCGCCTTCTACCAGTGGTGGCCACAGTGACGCTTTCATGGCGAAGTGGAGGGCGGCAGACCCAACACTGTACCCGGGAGCAGGAGTTGCGGATATTGGG CCTTACGTCGCCAGGTGGGCAGATGCAGTCCTGGCTCTCGCACAAGCCTTGAGGAACCTTCAGGAGGACGGCGTCACGGTGACTCCTCAGCCGCTGGACTGTGGCTGCGATGGAAGCGAATCACAGCCATGGGCAGACGGGTCGGTGATGCTGCAGTATCTGAAACAG GTGGAGACAGACGGGGTGACCGGTTATATCCGCTTTGACACGACGGCAGCGCGCTTGGATGCAGAGTACAGCATCGTTAATTTGAGAAGCGATGGCTGGCAGAAC GTCGGCACTTGGAACTTGTCGGCCAGGCTGGACATTCACTCTGACGCAGATATAAGATTCGCGGGTGGGGCAACCACAGTCGTTCCGTACATATCTGACTTGAACAACAAAACACTGCGAGTAGTAACCATCGCTTCGGATGGCTTTGTGGAGATATCAGATGTCGATAGAGACGGGAATAATGTGACGGGGAACGACAGATTCCAGG GATTCTGTATGGAGCTGTTCTCATGGCTTTCCACTGAGCTCGGGTTTAAGTACGAGTACTACGAGGATGAGGATGGACAGTACGGCATCTACAACTCCCAAACAGGAAAATGGACCGGAATGGTCGGTGATGTAGTGGATGGG CATGGAAACAATTCTCCCAACTATGATAGCAATTGTTAA
- the LOC136427782 gene encoding glutamate receptor 2-like, with protein sequence MQANEESFIVDSLQEGLDKMRQERYALFTDSAELDYVASRQPCDLETIGRLFWQTGYGLLLPKNSKYTVEFNQAIVRAEELGVVDELDTKWIKSSECSGTDQTVLESSVIGLQDMLGVFVLVYGGMALALIVLIGEFIHTCAQEAKKSDAHKPMTVTEAVKTRLKRIFSRRKRSSVKNEVHPSSINPNPAFIIDLE encoded by the exons ATGCAGGCTAATGAAGAGTCTTTCATTGTGGACAGCCTACAGGAGGGTCTGGACAAGATGCGTCAGGAGAGATATGCACTGTTCACGGACAGTGCTGAACTGGACTATGTG GCCAGCCGTCAACCCTGTGACCTGGAGACAATTGGACGGCTGTTCTGGCAGACAGGGTACGGGTTGCTCCTGCCTAAGAACTCCAAATACACCGTGGAGTTCAACCAAGCGATTGTACGAGCAGAAGAACTGGGAGTAGTAGATGAACTGGACACAAAATG GATAAAGAGTTCGGAGTGTTCCGGTACAGACCAGACTGTGCTGGAATCCTCTGTGATCGGACTACAGGACATGTTGGGTGTGTTCGTGCTGGTGTATGGAGGCATGGCGCTGGCTCTCATCGTGCTGATTGGTGAATTCATCCACACATGCGCACAAGAGGCGAAGAAGTCGGATGCCCAT AAACCTATGACAGTCACGGAGGCGGTGAAGACACGTCTAAAGAGAATCTTCTCTCGTCGGAAGAGGAGCAGCGTCAAGAATGAAGTCCACCCTTCAAGCATCAACCCTAACCCGGCTTTCATCATTGACCTTGAGTAG